A single Deinococcus aerophilus DNA region contains:
- a CDS encoding CoA-acylating methylmalonate-semialdehyde dehydrogenase: MTSTAEKTQTLTHWLNNAPAEGQSGRSAPVYNPATGQVQAQVPLASRAEVDAVVQVATAAARRWRSSSLSTRSAVMFRFRELLSARRDDLARIITREHGKVHSDALGEIARGLENVEYACGIPNLLRGGYSEGVSTGVDVYSIQQPLGVVAGITPFNFPAMVPLWMLANALACGNAFILKPSEKDPSAALFLAELLKEAGLPDGVLSVVHGDKEAVDALLEHPGIAAVSFVGSTPIAQYIYEKGTSHGKRVQALGGAKNHMLVLPDADIGMAADAAVSAAYGSAGERCMAISVLVAVGDAGDKLISAIEERISALKIGPGDVAGNEMGPLITREHRDRVAGYVASAQEQGARVVVDGREAQFEGDGFFLGVSLLDDVKPGMNAYDDEIFGPVLCVVRAGSYAEGLKLINDNEYGNGTAIFTRDGGAARQFQFDVEVGMVGINVPIPVPVAYYSFGGWKASLFGDTHMYGPEGVKFFTRSKVVTSRWPDPAGSRVDLGFPQTR, encoded by the coding sequence ATGACATCCACCGCCGAAAAAACCCAGACCCTCACCCACTGGCTGAACAACGCCCCCGCAGAGGGTCAGTCCGGCCGCAGCGCCCCCGTCTACAACCCGGCCACCGGGCAGGTTCAGGCGCAGGTGCCCCTGGCCAGCCGGGCCGAGGTGGACGCCGTGGTACAGGTCGCCACCGCCGCCGCCCGCAGGTGGCGCTCCAGCTCGCTGAGCACGCGCTCGGCGGTGATGTTCCGGTTCCGCGAACTGCTGTCGGCGCGGCGCGATGACCTCGCCCGCATCATCACCCGCGAACACGGCAAGGTGCACAGCGACGCGCTGGGCGAGATCGCGCGCGGACTGGAGAACGTGGAATACGCCTGCGGTATTCCCAACTTGCTGCGCGGCGGCTACTCCGAGGGTGTCAGCACCGGGGTGGACGTGTATTCCATCCAACAACCGCTGGGCGTGGTGGCGGGCATCACACCGTTTAACTTTCCGGCGATGGTGCCGCTGTGGATGCTCGCCAACGCCCTGGCCTGCGGCAACGCCTTCATCCTCAAGCCCAGCGAGAAGGACCCCTCGGCCGCCCTCTTCCTGGCCGAACTCCTGAAGGAAGCGGGTCTGCCCGACGGCGTGCTGAGCGTCGTCCATGGGGACAAGGAAGCGGTGGACGCCCTGCTGGAACATCCCGGCATCGCCGCCGTGAGCTTCGTCGGTTCCACACCGATCGCACAGTACATTTACGAGAAAGGAACGTCGCACGGCAAGCGGGTACAGGCGCTGGGCGGAGCCAAGAACCACATGCTCGTGCTGCCCGACGCGGACATCGGCATGGCGGCCGACGCCGCCGTGTCGGCCGCCTACGGCTCGGCCGGCGAGCGCTGCATGGCGATCAGCGTGCTCGTGGCGGTGGGGGACGCGGGCGACAAACTCATCAGCGCCATCGAGGAACGTATTTCCGCCCTCAAGATCGGCCCCGGGGACGTGGCCGGCAACGAGATGGGGCCGCTGATCACCCGCGAACACCGGGACCGGGTGGCGGGCTATGTCGCCTCCGCGCAGGAACAGGGAGCGCGGGTGGTGGTGGACGGGCGCGAGGCCCAGTTCGAGGGCGACGGTTTCTTCCTGGGAGTCTCGCTGCTCGACGACGTGAAACCCGGCATGAACGCCTACGACGACGAGATCTTTGGCCCGGTGCTGTGCGTGGTGCGCGCCGGCAGCTACGCCGAGGGCCTCAAGCTCATCAACGACAACGAGTACGGCAACGGCACGGCCATCTTCACCCGCGACGGCGGCGCGGCCCGGCAGTTCCAGTTCGACGTGGAAGTCGGGATGGTGGGCATCAACGTGCCCATTCCCGTTCCGGTTGCCTATTACAGCTTCGGCGGCTGGAAGGCCAGCCTGTTTGGAGACACCCACATGTACGGTCCTGAGGGCGTCAAGTTCTTTACCCGCAGCAAGGTGGTCACCTCGCGCTGGCCCGATCCGGCGGGCAGCCGGGTGGACCTGGGTTTTCCGCAGACGCGCTGA
- a CDS encoding thiolase family protein: protein MTQQSPAHRPALSASELQDHDVVIVSAVRTAVGAIRGSLSSIRPDDLAAVAVKAAVARAGVDPAHIEEVILGCANQAGEDNRNVARMAALLAGLPETVAGLTVNRLCASGLSALNTAARAIRNGDGDVYVAGGVESMTRAPMVMPKGAQAFANGNVTAYDTTLGWRFPNPAMQELFPLEAMGETAENIVERSRDGAYAGGEITREDQDAFALESQRRAVAALNAGHFRDQIVPVEIKGRKGVTVFDTDEHPRYTRDGDTFTLDTSAEQLTGLKPVFRKGGSVTAGNASGLNDGAAALVLMSAGRARELGMTPLARWVGAAAAGVDPRVMGLGPIPATRKVLERTGLSVADLDLIELNEAFAAQALAVIRELGLDPEKVNVNGGAIALGHPLGMSGARLAVAMTHELRRRNARYGLLTLCIGVGQGEAAILERVEA, encoded by the coding sequence ATGACCCAGCAATCTCCAGCACACCGCCCAGCATTGAGCGCCTCCGAACTTCAGGACCACGATGTGGTGATCGTCTCCGCCGTGCGGACGGCGGTGGGCGCGATTCGCGGCTCTCTGTCCTCGATCCGCCCCGACGACCTCGCCGCCGTGGCGGTCAAGGCGGCGGTGGCGCGTGCCGGCGTGGACCCCGCCCACATCGAGGAGGTGATTCTGGGCTGCGCCAATCAGGCGGGTGAGGACAACCGCAACGTGGCGCGCATGGCCGCGCTGCTCGCCGGCCTGCCCGAGACGGTGGCCGGGCTGACCGTCAACCGGCTGTGTGCCTCGGGCCTGAGCGCGCTGAACACGGCGGCCCGCGCCATTCGCAACGGTGACGGTGATGTGTATGTGGCGGGTGGGGTGGAAAGCATGACCCGCGCCCCCATGGTGATGCCCAAGGGCGCGCAGGCCTTTGCCAACGGAAACGTCACCGCCTACGACACGACGCTGGGCTGGCGCTTTCCGAACCCCGCCATGCAGGAGCTGTTTCCGCTGGAAGCGATGGGCGAAACCGCCGAAAACATTGTGGAGCGCAGCCGTGACGGGGCCTACGCGGGCGGCGAGATCACCCGTGAGGACCAGGACGCCTTCGCGCTGGAATCGCAGCGGCGGGCGGTGGCGGCGCTGAATGCCGGGCACTTCCGGGACCAGATCGTTCCCGTCGAGATCAAGGGGCGCAAGGGCGTGACCGTGTTCGACACCGACGAGCATCCCCGCTACACCCGCGACGGCGACACCTTCACGCTGGACACCAGCGCGGAGCAGCTGACGGGCCTGAAACCCGTGTTCCGCAAGGGCGGCAGCGTCACGGCGGGCAACGCCTCGGGCCTGAATGACGGCGCGGCGGCGCTGGTCCTGATGAGCGCGGGCCGGGCCCGCGAGCTGGGCATGACGCCGCTGGCGCGCTGGGTGGGGGCGGCGGCGGCGGGCGTGGACCCCCGCGTGATGGGCCTGGGACCCATTCCGGCGACCCGCAAGGTGCTGGAGCGCACCGGCCTGAGCGTGGCCGATCTGGACCTGATCGAACTCAACGAGGCCTTCGCCGCGCAGGCGCTGGCGGTCATCCGTGAACTGGGGCTGGATCCGGAGAAGGTCAATGTGAACGGCGGGGCCATCGCGCTGGGGCATCCGCTGGGCATGAGCGGCGCGCGGCTGGCCGTGGCGATGACGCACGAGCTGCGGCGCCGCAATGCACGCTACGGCCTGCTGACGCTGTGCATCGGGGTTGGGCAGGGTGAGGCGGCCATTCTGGAGCGGGTGGAGGCGTGA
- a CDS encoding 3-oxoacid CoA-transferase, with protein sequence MKPVPVITAQDAAALVRSGQTLLVGGFGMTGNPVHLVHALAETEVRGLTFVGNNVGEAGLSGGRLLRNGQLKKAIGSFFTSNREAVAAAQDGSLEVQLIPQGTLAEALRAGGAGIGGFYTPTAAGTVIAGNADVRVLNGQEMVFVPALRGDVALIRAWRADRAGNLQYRLTEQNFNPAMATAADLVIAEVEEIVEVGEIPPEAVHTPGLYVDYLVQAHLTLDDLGSSADVRGGAKRVDPARLNMARRALQELRPGDVVNLGIGIPTLVADLITPEHRVNLHTENGMLGVGPAPEDGGALDYPVNAGKIPVTALPGASYFDSAHSFGMIRGGHVDVAVMGGLQVDEAGNLANWAVPGKPLLGVGGAMDLASGARRLIVTMQHTDPDGTPKLVPECTLPLTARGRVGMVITDRAVFEFLDGRLTLTELMPGATLEEVRATTGAAFVERLGEAEAVVV encoded by the coding sequence GTGAAACCGGTTCCGGTCATCACGGCGCAGGACGCCGCCGCGCTGGTCCGGTCCGGGCAGACCCTGCTCGTCGGGGGCTTCGGCATGACCGGCAACCCGGTGCATCTGGTTCATGCCCTGGCCGAGACGGAGGTGCGCGGGCTGACCTTCGTCGGCAACAACGTGGGAGAGGCGGGCCTGAGCGGGGGCCGCCTGCTGCGCAACGGGCAGCTGAAAAAGGCCATCGGCTCGTTCTTCACCTCCAACCGTGAGGCGGTGGCGGCGGCGCAGGACGGCTCTCTGGAAGTCCAGCTGATTCCCCAGGGCACGCTGGCCGAGGCGCTGCGGGCGGGCGGCGCGGGCATCGGCGGCTTCTACACCCCCACCGCCGCCGGCACCGTGATCGCTGGGAACGCCGACGTGCGCGTGTTGAACGGACAGGAAATGGTCTTTGTGCCCGCCCTGCGCGGCGACGTGGCCCTGATCCGGGCGTGGCGCGCCGACCGCGCGGGCAACCTGCAGTACCGCCTGACCGAGCAGAACTTCAATCCCGCGATGGCCACCGCCGCCGACCTCGTGATCGCCGAGGTCGAAGAGATCGTGGAGGTCGGCGAGATTCCGCCGGAGGCGGTGCACACGCCGGGGCTGTACGTGGATTATCTGGTGCAGGCCCACCTCACCCTGGACGATCTGGGCAGCAGCGCGGACGTGCGCGGCGGAGCCAAGCGGGTAGACCCGGCGCGGCTGAACATGGCCCGCCGCGCCCTGCAGGAACTGCGTCCCGGCGACGTGGTGAACCTCGGCATCGGCATTCCCACGCTGGTCGCCGACCTGATCACCCCCGAACACCGCGTCAACCTGCACACCGAGAACGGCATGCTGGGCGTCGGTCCCGCGCCCGAGGACGGCGGCGCCCTGGACTACCCGGTGAATGCGGGCAAGATTCCGGTCACAGCGCTGCCCGGCGCAAGCTACTTTGACAGCGCCCACAGCTTCGGCATGATCCGGGGAGGGCATGTGGACGTGGCGGTCATGGGCGGGCTGCAGGTGGACGAGGCCGGCAACCTGGCGAACTGGGCCGTGCCCGGAAAACCGCTGCTGGGCGTGGGCGGCGCGATGGACCTTGCGAGCGGGGCGCGGCGCCTGATCGTGACCATGCAGCACACCGACCCCGACGGCACGCCCAAGCTGGTGCCCGAATGCACGCTGCCCCTCACCGCGCGCGGACGGGTCGGGATGGTGATCACCGACCGGGCGGTCTTCGAGTTCCTGGATGGCCGACTGACCCTGACCGAACTGATGCCCGGCGCGACGCTGGAGGAGGTGCGTGCCACCACCGGGGCGGCATTCGTGGAGCGGCTGGGCGAGGCCGAGGCCGTCGTGGTCTGA
- a CDS encoding C39 family peptidase translates to MFRVLSRVWLACSVLGGAASALPASVTLKAIRHEYQGPDNCAPVTALTVLGYYGTRVTQASAASALKDYPGDPQVTSLELAAYLGRFGLRSVIRYAGDPQVLRELVSRGFPVVVQQRLRAGSNVAHFRTVYGYSGGRFLTSDPLRGPSLSLSEAELTELWHFYNGEYLVAYPPAQEAQVRAAMGENFNVTANWQHARRDGEEAVRARPGDPYAWWGLAKANLRLGSVKLAAEQFDRAVNLGVPTLYYLYRQEAFEAWLQAGYYTRTLELTARGLKAFPKSKELLKFRDLASQALDG, encoded by the coding sequence ATGTTCCGAGTCCTCTCCCGTGTGTGGCTGGCGTGTTCCGTCCTGGGCGGAGCGGCGAGCGCCCTGCCCGCCAGCGTGACCCTCAAGGCCATCCGCCACGAGTACCAGGGGCCGGACAACTGCGCGCCCGTGACGGCGCTGACGGTGCTGGGGTACTACGGTACGCGCGTCACGCAGGCCAGCGCAGCCAGCGCCCTGAAGGACTATCCCGGTGATCCGCAGGTGACCAGCCTGGAACTCGCCGCCTACCTGGGGCGGTTTGGGCTGCGCAGCGTCATTCGGTATGCGGGCGACCCTCAGGTGTTGCGTGAACTGGTGTCCCGCGGGTTCCCCGTGGTGGTCCAGCAGCGGTTGCGGGCGGGCAGCAATGTCGCGCATTTCCGCACTGTTTACGGTTACAGCGGCGGACGCTTCCTGACCAGCGATCCCTTGCGCGGTCCCTCCCTGAGCCTGAGCGAGGCGGAGCTCACAGAGCTGTGGCACTTCTACAACGGCGAATATCTGGTGGCCTATCCGCCCGCCCAGGAGGCGCAGGTGCGGGCAGCGATGGGCGAGAACTTCAATGTCACGGCCAACTGGCAGCATGCCCGGCGGGACGGTGAGGAGGCGGTGCGGGCGCGGCCCGGCGATCCCTATGCGTGGTGGGGATTGGCGAAGGCCAACCTGCGGCTGGGCAGCGTCAAACTGGCCGCCGAGCAGTTTGACCGCGCCGTGAATCTGGGCGTGCCCACCCTGTATTACCTGTACCGCCAGGAGGCCTTCGAGGCGTGGCTGCAGGCCGGGTACTACACCCGGACGCTGGAGCTGACGGCCCGGGGACTCAAGGCGTTTCCCAAAAGCAAGGAGCTGCTGAAGTTCCGCGATCTGGCCAGTCAGGCCCTGGACGGCTGA
- a CDS encoding SDR family oxidoreductase — protein MKVLFIGGTGIISSACSERALAQGMNLYLLNRGESSRLVPAGATVLRGDIRDPSSAARALGDLKFDVVVNWVAFTPEHIETDLEVFRDRTRQYIFISSASAYQKPLGHLPITESTPLHNPFWGYSRDKIACENRLMRAYREDGFPVTIVRPSHTYDATLLPMDGGYTVVDRMRRGKPVIVHGDGTSLWTLTHHRDFAVGFVGLLGRSAVIGEAVQITSDELLTWNQIFELVAGAAGVTPQLVHVPSDVIAAFGPDWGAGLLGDKSYSVVFDNTKIKRLVPGYVARIPFSQGVHEILAWYDADPARRVVDPELDRLMDDIIEQSQRVRPGRTTARGE, from the coding sequence ATGAAGGTCTTGTTTATCGGCGGAACGGGCATCATCAGTTCGGCATGTTCGGAGCGGGCCCTGGCGCAGGGCATGAACCTGTACCTGCTGAACCGCGGAGAATCTTCCCGGTTGGTGCCGGCTGGAGCCACGGTGCTCCGCGGCGACATCCGCGACCCGAGCAGTGCGGCGCGGGCCCTGGGCGACCTGAAGTTCGATGTGGTGGTGAACTGGGTGGCCTTCACCCCCGAGCACATCGAGACGGATCTGGAAGTGTTCCGGGACCGCACCCGGCAATACATTTTTATCAGCTCGGCCTCTGCGTACCAGAAGCCGCTGGGCCACCTGCCCATCACCGAATCCACCCCCCTGCACAACCCCTTCTGGGGGTACTCACGGGATAAGATCGCCTGCGAGAACCGCCTGATGCGCGCCTACCGTGAGGACGGTTTTCCGGTGACCATCGTGCGGCCCTCACACACCTATGACGCCACCCTGCTGCCGATGGACGGCGGCTATACCGTGGTGGACCGCATGCGCCGGGGCAAGCCGGTGATTGTCCACGGAGACGGCACCTCGCTGTGGACCCTGACCCACCACCGCGACTTTGCGGTGGGCTTCGTGGGGTTGCTGGGCCGATCCGCCGTGATTGGCGAGGCCGTGCAGATCACGTCCGACGAACTGCTCACCTGGAACCAGATCTTTGAACTCGTTGCCGGAGCGGCCGGAGTCACGCCACAGCTCGTGCATGTGCCCTCGGATGTGATCGCCGCCTTCGGACCGGACTGGGGCGCGGGCCTGCTCGGGGACAAGTCCTACAGCGTGGTCTTCGACAACACCAAGATCAAGCGGCTGGTGCCCGGGTACGTGGCACGTATTCCCTTCTCGCAGGGCGTCCACGAGATTCTGGCGTGGTATGACGCCGATCCGGCGCGGAGGGTGGTGGATCCGGAACTGGACCGGTTGATGGATGACATCATCGAGCAGAGCCAGCGGGTCCGCCCTGGGAGGACGACGGCAAGGGGCGAGTGA
- a CDS encoding NAD-dependent epimerase/dehydratase family protein, with product MVAAPQGPVVLTGAAGRAGRATLQHLLEHGYEVIAVDTQSIPRPNGNFPGSLKDALRADLTDLGQTLEVMHGAGSVIHLANIPAPGLQAAHHTFVQNVTMNHSVFTAATMLGLQRVVWASSETTLGLPFDVPPRYAPVDEAHYPHPESSYALSKVLTETMAQDFARRSGIPFVALRFSNILGPGEYRRFPELAWPDPHARKWNLWGYIDERDAALACRLAMEAPLSGASSFIIAAADTVMPVPSRTLMEQVFPEVPLREPLDGFQTLLGIDHARRHLGFEPQHRWRDTLGGEGAEEGSGAQGREP from the coding sequence ATGGTAGCGGCGCCACAGGGTCCGGTCGTCCTGACCGGTGCAGCGGGCCGGGCCGGTCGGGCAACCCTCCAGCATCTGCTTGAACATGGGTATGAGGTCATTGCGGTGGATACCCAGTCCATCCCCAGACCGAACGGCAATTTTCCCGGTTCTCTGAAGGACGCCCTGCGCGCCGATCTGACCGATCTGGGCCAGACGCTGGAAGTCATGCACGGCGCGGGCAGCGTGATTCACCTGGCGAACATTCCCGCGCCCGGCCTGCAGGCCGCGCATCACACCTTTGTGCAGAACGTGACCATGAACCACAGCGTTTTTACGGCGGCGACCATGCTCGGCTTGCAGCGGGTTGTGTGGGCATCCAGTGAGACGACGCTGGGCCTGCCGTTTGACGTCCCGCCCCGCTACGCCCCGGTGGACGAGGCACACTATCCCCATCCGGAATCGTCGTATGCCCTGAGCAAGGTGCTGACCGAGACGATGGCGCAGGACTTTGCGCGCCGTTCGGGGATTCCCTTCGTGGCCCTGCGTTTCTCCAACATCCTGGGTCCAGGAGAGTACCGCCGCTTTCCCGAGCTGGCGTGGCCCGACCCGCACGCGCGCAAGTGGAACCTGTGGGGCTACATCGACGAGCGGGACGCCGCGCTGGCCTGCCGCCTGGCGATGGAGGCCCCGCTGTCCGGGGCAAGCAGTTTCATCATCGCCGCCGCCGACACCGTGATGCCGGTGCCCTCGCGCACGTTGATGGAACAGGTTTTTCCGGAGGTGCCGCTGCGGGAACCGCTGGATGGTTTCCAGACCCTGCTGGGCATTGACCATGCGCGGCGGCATCTCGGGTTTGAGCCGCAGCACCGCTGGCGTGACACGCTGGGTGGGGAGGGCGCAGAGGAGGGCTCAGGCGCCCAGGGAAGAGAGCCATGA
- a CDS encoding aldo/keto reductase, with protein sequence MEYRHLGRTGLKVRPLCLGTMNFGPETSEQDSHAIMDAALDRGVNFFDTANVYGRQPGEGVTEQIVGRWLDRNPGHRDCIVLATKVYGKMGDGPNDQRLSAYHIRRACEDSLRRLKTDHIDLYQMHHIDRFTPWEEIWQAMEQLVREGKVLYVGSSNFAGWNIAQANTLAAGRHFMGLVSEQSLYNLSARTIELEVIPACQALGLGVIPWSPLGGGLLGGVLKKVQEGRRATENMQKQIEKHRPQLEQYEALCGELGESPADVALAWLLRQPAVTAPIIGPRTAGQLDGALRALDIQLTGDTLKRLDEIWPGPGGQAPEAYAW encoded by the coding sequence ATGGAATACCGTCATCTGGGCCGCACCGGCCTGAAAGTCCGCCCCCTGTGCCTGGGCACCATGAACTTCGGTCCCGAGACCAGCGAGCAGGACAGCCACGCGATCATGGACGCGGCGCTGGACCGGGGCGTCAACTTCTTCGATACCGCCAACGTGTATGGCCGCCAGCCCGGCGAGGGCGTGACCGAGCAGATCGTGGGCCGCTGGCTGGACAGAAATCCCGGTCACCGCGACTGCATCGTGCTCGCGACCAAGGTGTACGGCAAGATGGGTGACGGGCCCAATGACCAGCGGCTCTCGGCCTACCACATCCGCCGGGCGTGCGAGGACAGCCTGCGCCGCCTGAAGACCGACCACATCGACCTGTACCAGATGCACCACATCGACCGGTTCACCCCCTGGGAGGAGATCTGGCAGGCCATGGAACAGCTGGTGCGCGAGGGCAAGGTGCTGTACGTGGGAAGCAGCAACTTCGCGGGCTGGAACATCGCCCAGGCCAACACGCTCGCCGCGGGGCGCCACTTCATGGGTCTGGTCTCGGAGCAGAGCCTGTACAACCTGTCGGCGCGCACCATCGAGCTGGAAGTCATTCCAGCGTGTCAGGCGCTGGGGCTGGGCGTGATTCCCTGGAGTCCGCTGGGTGGGGGACTGCTCGGCGGAGTGCTGAAGAAGGTGCAGGAGGGCCGCCGCGCCACTGAGAACATGCAAAAACAGATTGAAAAGCACCGCCCCCAGCTGGAGCAGTACGAGGCGCTGTGCGGTGAGCTGGGTGAGTCACCCGCAGATGTGGCGCTGGCGTGGTTGCTGCGTCAGCCTGCCGTGACGGCCCCGATCATCGGGCCGCGCACCGCCGGGCAACTCGACGGAGCGCTCCGGGCGCTCGACATCCAGCTGACCGGTGACACCCTGAAACGGCTGGACGAGATCTGGCCCGGACCCGGTGGTCAGGCTCCGGAGGCCTACGCATGGTAG
- a CDS encoding type III polyketide synthase, which produces MSVFLHDVAVALPDHVYPQSRIRDVIKAQPELDRLGQRLTGAAFNASGIDQRYSVVQDFMREADEEPGLFYDPASGRMLTPSTGTRNVVYTAEATRLYVEAARRVLESSGLQANDITHVITVSCTGFFAPGPDYAVVRALNLGADVARFHVGFMGCYAAFPALKMAQAFCEANADATVLVISAELCTLHMHSSADPDTIIANSVFADGCAAAVVSARPPAPGARALRLDHFETTLTPVGVGEAEMAWTIGDQGYDMVLSTYVPSIIESHIEGALSPLLARDPALAEAGHAGVERWAIHPGGRSILDKVQGSLNLSDDQLRPSREVLRQHGNMSSATVLFILRDLLEQAGDGERVCAMAFGPGLTVETGLMTKLGVAVPAGTPRDLPALAGA; this is translated from the coding sequence ATGTCCGTTTTCCTGCACGACGTCGCCGTGGCGCTTCCTGACCACGTGTATCCGCAGTCGCGCATCCGCGACGTCATCAAGGCCCAGCCCGAACTGGACCGGCTGGGCCAGCGCCTGACGGGGGCGGCCTTCAATGCTTCGGGCATTGACCAGCGGTACAGCGTGGTTCAGGACTTTATGCGGGAGGCCGACGAGGAACCGGGCCTGTTCTATGACCCGGCCAGCGGCCGCATGCTGACCCCCAGTACCGGCACGCGCAACGTGGTGTATACTGCCGAGGCCACCCGGCTGTACGTGGAGGCGGCCCGCCGGGTGCTGGAGAGCAGCGGCCTTCAGGCGAACGACATCACCCACGTCATCACCGTGTCCTGCACGGGATTCTTCGCGCCGGGGCCCGACTATGCGGTGGTGCGGGCGCTGAACCTCGGTGCGGACGTGGCACGTTTTCACGTGGGGTTCATGGGCTGTTACGCCGCCTTCCCGGCCCTGAAGATGGCGCAGGCCTTCTGTGAGGCCAACGCGGACGCCACCGTCCTCGTGATCAGCGCCGAGCTGTGTACCCTGCACATGCATTCCTCGGCCGATCCGGACACCATCATTGCCAACTCGGTGTTCGCCGATGGCTGCGCCGCCGCCGTGGTGAGTGCGCGCCCCCCGGCCCCCGGAGCGCGGGCGCTGCGCCTAGACCATTTTGAAACCACCCTCACGCCGGTCGGGGTGGGCGAGGCCGAGATGGCCTGGACCATCGGGGACCAGGGGTATGACATGGTGCTCAGCACCTACGTGCCGTCCATCATCGAGTCGCACATCGAGGGCGCACTGTCGCCGCTGCTCGCGCGCGATCCGGCGCTGGCCGAGGCCGGACATGCCGGGGTGGAGCGCTGGGCCATTCACCCGGGGGGGCGCAGCATCCTGGACAAGGTGCAGGGCAGCCTCAACCTCAGCGACGACCAGCTGCGGCCCTCGCGCGAGGTGCTGCGGCAGCACGGCAACATGAGCAGCGCCACCGTGCTGTTCATCCTGCGCGACCTGCTGGAACAGGCCGGGGACGGCGAACGGGTGTGTGCGATGGCCTTCGGACCCGGCCTGACGGTGGAAACCGGCCTGATGACCAAGCTGGGCGTGGCCGTGCCCGCCGGAACGCCGCGTGACCTTCCTGCCCTCGCCGGAGCCTGA
- a CDS encoding class I SAM-dependent methyltransferase, whose amino-acid sequence MSWLSLQRRDTQLSELMDDPACDLDGLRRTYAQFGSVNSLVAGWGRVYRQHLRPRLSRDRPHRLLDIGCGGGDVPRALARWAARDGFTLRITAIDADARAIAYAAAQPPVSGLTFRQALSGDLVRQGHSFDLVTSNHLLHHLTDAELRTVLLDSEALCRDAEGRGGGLAVHSDIQRSPLAYAAFRVGVAPLFRGSFIGVDGLRSIRRSFTAPELAALAPPGWQVQTLPPYRNLLLYDAATALSDTGAPARA is encoded by the coding sequence ATGAGCTGGCTGTCCCTGCAGCGCCGCGACACGCAGCTCAGCGAGCTGATGGACGACCCGGCCTGCGATCTGGACGGACTGCGCCGGACGTACGCGCAGTTCGGATCGGTCAACTCCTTGGTGGCAGGCTGGGGGCGGGTATACCGGCAGCACCTGCGCCCCCGCCTGTCCCGGGACCGGCCCCACCGCCTGCTGGACATCGGCTGCGGCGGCGGCGACGTGCCGCGGGCGCTGGCACGCTGGGCGGCACGTGACGGCTTTACCCTGAGAATCACCGCCATCGACGCCGACGCGCGGGCCATTGCATATGCGGCCGCGCAGCCACCCGTCTCGGGCCTGACCTTCCGGCAGGCGCTGAGCGGCGATCTGGTGCGCCAGGGCCACAGCTTCGATCTTGTGACCTCCAACCATCTGCTTCACCACCTGACCGACGCGGAACTCAGGACCGTGCTGCTCGACAGCGAGGCGCTGTGCCGGGACGCGGAGGGGCGGGGCGGTGGGCTGGCCGTTCACAGTGACATCCAGCGCAGCCCGCTGGCCTACGCGGCCTTCCGGGTGGGGGTCGCGCCGCTGTTTCGCGGTTCTTTTATCGGTGTCGACGGGCTGCGCTCCATCCGGCGCAGCTTTACGGCTCCCGAGCTGGCGGCGCTGGCTCCTCCCGGCTGGCAGGTGCAGACCCTGCCGCCGTACCGCAACCTGCTGCTGTACGACGCGGCCACTGCGCTCTCAGATACTGGGGCCCCCGCGCGTGCCTGA